In Flavobacterium luteolum, the DNA window ATAACATAAAAACTTGTTTGGGTTTCTTTGTAAATTGTTTCAACAGTTCCGATATTAATCCCTTCAGGGAAAATTACAGACTGTCCTCCTGTTACAATTGTATCTCCTTTTCTAACTGAAGCTAATCTTGGAACGTCTCTTAGCTGTACAAATCCTGTACTTTTTCCATCCCATGTCAAAGAACCAAAATGATTTGATTTTTTCAACTTGGCATTAATCTGAGATTTCATGTTCAAAATACTCACAACGGTAGAATATCTTGGTGATGTGTCATCTACGATACCAACAATTCCTAAACTGTTTATTACTCCCATGTCTGGTTTTACGCCATCATTGGATCCAGAATTTAAAGTAAGAAAGTTTTCGTGTGTGCTGTACGTGTTATGAATTACTTTTGATACAATAATATCAGCAGGTTTTACACCTTTAATGGTATCTGGTAAAGGTAATTTGGATGTGTCTTCTTTATTAAATAAAAGACTTTTTAATCTTGCGTTCTCAAGTACAAGTTCGTCGTTTTCGGCTCTTAAATTCATGTACTCATTAACACGATTGATTTTTTCATAAACACCTCCGCTTAAGAAATTTGCCGAGCTGATTATTTTGCTTCTGTGATAAGAATGAGATTGAATCGTGAGTCCTAACGATATACCTAAAAGCAGCAAAAACAGCAATCGATTACTGTTTCTTATAATGAAATTAAATATTTGCTGCATTTCTTGTCTGGTTATTTTGTTTCAGGATATGCTTAAAAGTTTCAGTTTTTACAAGGGTCAAAAAGTATAAATTTGACCCTTATAAAAGTAAATTGATTGTTATTTTTTGATCTTATTTAATTAAGATGCTTTTAAATTTAGCAATGTTTTTAAGGGCCATTCCTGTACCACGAACAACAGCTCTTAAAGGATCTTCGGCAATGTAAACAGGTAAATCTGTTTTTTGAGAAATACGTTTGTCAAGACCTCTCAACATAGATCCACCACCAGCTAAATAGATACCAGTATTGTAGATATCTGCTGCTAATTCAGGCGGAGTCTGAGATAATGTTTCCATTACCGCATCTTCAATACGCTGAATAGATTTGTCTAAAGCTTTTGCAATTTCACGGTAAGAAACATCTACTTGTTTTGGTTTACCAGTAAGCAAATCTCTACCTTGAACTGACATATCTTCTGGTGGGCCATCTAAATCTTCGATTGCCGCTCCAATTTGAATTTTAATTTTTTCAGCAGTACTTTCTCCAACAAATAAGTTGTGTTGTGTACGCATATAATAAACGATATCGTTTGTGAAAACGTCACCTGCAATTTTTACAGATTTGTCACATACAATTCCGCCTAATGCGATAACAGCAATTTCTGTTGTACCACCTCCAATATCCACAATCATGTTTCCTTTTGGTTGCATAATGTCAATACCAATACCAATTGCCGCTGCCATTGGCTCATGAATCAAGTAAACTTCTTTTCCATTTACTCTCTCACAAGATTCCTTCACCGCTCTCATCTCCACTTCAGTAATACCAGAAGGAATACATACAACCATACGTAAAGCTGGGGTAAACATTCTTTTTTTCAATGCAGGAATACTTTTAATGAACATATTGATCATTTTTTCCGAAGCATCAAAATCGGCGATTACACCATCTTTCAAAGGCCTTATAGTTTTGATGTTTTCATGTGTTTTACCTTGCATCATATTGGCTTCCTTACCAACAGCAATGATTTTGCCTGATACTCTATCACGTGCAACGATAGATGGACTATCAATGACAACTTTATCATTATGAATGATTAAAGTGTTTGCGGTTCCAAGGTCTATCGCAATATCCTCGGTCATGAAATCAAAAAATCCCATAAGTTTTTTAGGGGTTTAAAATGTTATAAATTATTTATCGAACAAAGTTAAACAAATTAATGTTTAAAATGACGAGTTCCTGTAAATACCATTGCAAGATTATTTTCATTGCAATAATTTATACTTAATTCGTCTTTAATCGAACCTCCTGGCTGAATTACAGCAGTTATTCCTGCTTTTTTAGCTAATTCTACACAATCCGGAAATGGGAAAAATGCATCACTTGCCATCGAAGCTCCATTTAAATCAAATCCAAAAGCTTTTGCTTTGTCAACAGCTTGAATTAAAGCGTCAACTCTTGAAGTCTGACCTGTACCTGATGAAATCAATGTTCCGTTTTTAGCAAATACAATAGTGTTTGATTTTGTATTCTTGCAGATTTTAGAAGCAAAGATCAAATCTTCGATTTCTTGAGCAGTAGGTTCTGTAATTGTAACGGTTTTTAAATGCTCTTTATTATCCGTAATATTATTTCTGTCCTGAATTAACAAACCATTAAGACAAGTTCTTACTTGACGCGCTGGTAATTCAACTTCATTTTGAACTAATATAATTCTGTTTTTCTTCTCTTGTAACACCGTAACAGCCTCGTCATCATACGCTGGAGCAATTACAACTTCGCAGAATAGTTTGTTGATTTCCTGTGCAGTTTCTAAATCAATTTTAGTGTTAGAAATTAACACTCCTCCAAAAGCTGAAGTAGGATCACAAGCTAAAGCAGCTAAATAAGCCTCGCTAATTGTTTTTCTTGAAGCCAATCCGCAAGCATTGTTGTGTTTTAAAATCGCGAATGTTGGTCCGTCAGTTTTAAACTCAGCAATTAAATTAACCGCGGCATCAACATCTAGTAAATTGTTGTATGATAATTCTTTTCCGTGAAGTTTTTTGAACATTGCATCAAAATCTCCAAAGAAGAATCCTTTTTGGTGAGGGTTTTCACCGTATCTTAAAACTTGACCATTTGCAATACTTTCTTTGTAAATAGTCTCGTCTGTATTGAAATAATTAAAAATAGCTCCATCGTAGTGAGATGAAACGTGGAATGCTTTAGTAGCCAACAATCTTCTGTTCTCTAAAGTTGTTGCTCCATCTTGCTCTGTAATCAAATCTAAAAGTAAACTGTACTCGTTTACAGAAGCCACAATTACAGTGTCTTTGAAATTCTTCGCACCAGCACGAATTAATGAAATTCCGCCAATATCGATTTTTTCAATAATATCTTGTTCGCTTGCTCCAGAAGCAACTGTTTTTTCAAAAGGATATAAATCAACAATTACCAAATCAATCTGAGGAATGTCAAATTCCTTCATTTGCTGAACATCGCTTTCATTATCCTGACGATTTAAAATACCTCCAAAAATTTTCGGGTGTAAAGTTTTTACTCTTCCTCCAAGAATTTCAGGGAAAGAAGTAATATCTTCAACAGGAACTACTGGAATACCAAGGTTTTTGATGAAATCTTCAGTTCCGCCAGTTGAATAAAGTGTTACATTTTGTTCGTGTAATTTTCTAACAATTGGTTCTAATCCATCTTTAGAAAAAACAGAAATTAATGCCGATTGTATTTTTTTTGTTGTGCTCATTGTGTAGTTATGATTTTGAGACTGCAAAAGTAGTTTTTTTATATATTATATTAAAAAAAATTAGTGTAACAAAATGCTAAAAAAATCTACTGATGAGTAAGTTAACTTTTATTAGGTTTTTGAATTTAAATTATTGAATTTTACTTTATTGAAAAATACAAAAATATGATCGTTTATCTGAGATTATTAAAGGAAAGTCTGAGCTTTGCCATCAATGCTTTGCGAAATAATAAATTACGCACATTATTATCGCTATTAGGTGTGACAATCGGTATTTTTTCGATTATCGCTGTTTTGGCTGCTGTTGACTCTTTAGACAAAAAAATCTCAAAAGATTTGAGCAGTTTAGATAAAAATACGATTTATTTAATGAAATACTGCTTTGGACCGTCTGAAATTCCACAATGGAAGAGAGAACAGTTTCCAAATGTGAAATACGACGAGTATATCGGATTGAAGAACTCAATGAATAATACCGATCAAGTAGCATATCAGCTTTTTGTAAATAGAGAAAGTTTAAAATACGATTCTAAAACAGTCAGCGATGTAAATATTATTCCATCGTCAAGCGAAATGGTCGATATTGACGGATTGAGTTTTGATAAAGGAAGATTTTACAATGAATCTGAGTCAAATTCGGGAACTCCCGTTATTGTTTTAGGATATGATATAGCCGAAGGGCTTTTTGGTTCAAGCGATCCAATCGGAAAAAATATTCGTTTGTACGGACAACGATTTACTGTTATTGGCGTAATGGCAAAACAAGGAGCCGGTTTTTTTGGAGATAGTAATGATACTTCGGTTTATCTTCCAGCAAATTTCTTAAGAAGAATGTATGGAGACAGTGATTCGATGACTCCAGTTATAGTTTTAAAGCCAGAAAAAGGAGTAGACATGGATGCATACAAAGCAGAAATTGCCCAAAAGCTGCGAGCAATCCGTGGAATGAAAGCGGGAGAAATGGATAATTTCTTTATTAATGTACTTTCTGGATTTACTGATTTTATTGATGGAATTTTAGGTCAGATGAATTTTGTGGGCTGGATCATCAGTGGATTTTCTCTTCTTGTTGGTGGTTTCGGAATTGCGAATATTATGTTTGTTTCTGTTAAAGAAAGAACCAATCTTATCGGAATTCAGAAATCTTTAGGTGCAAAAAATAAATTTATCTTATTCCAATTTTTGTTTGAAGCCGTTATTTTGTCTGTTATTGGTGGAATAATTGGTCTTTTGATGGTTTGGGGAATTGCTTTAGCTTTGACAAAACTGCTAGATTTTGAATTTGTTTTAAGTTTAGGAAATATTCTTTTAGGAACCGGTTTGGCTGCTTTTATTGGTCTGGTTTCTGGAATTCTTCCTGCGATTTCGGCAGCAAATCTAGATCCTGTCGAAGCTATTCGAACAGGAATGTAAAACGTTGTTTTTGTGTTATTTAATTGTAAATTTTGTTGAGTGGAAATAATTAGATACATTTGATAGACAACAAATTAAAACGCCACATAAATGAGCTTTAATCTTAAATCTGTTGATACTGTTGAGTCGATTTCCAAGGAAGATTTTAAAAAGAATTACCTAGATAAAAGAAAACCTTTAATCATAAAGGGACTTACAAAAGATTGGCCAGCAAGAGAAAAATGGTCAACAGAGTATTTCAAGCAGATTGCTGGAGATATAGAGGTTAAACTTGTGGATAATTCAAAGGCAGATCCAAAAAAAGTGATCAATGCTTCAATTGCGAGTATGAAATTTGGGGAATATCTGGATTTGATAAAACGCGAACCAACCCAATTGCGTATTTTTTTCTTCAATCTTTTCAAACACAGACCCGAATTAATTGATGATGTAAAAGTTCCGAAAGAATTAATGGGCGGTTTTATAGAAAGTATGCCAGCCATGTTTTTTGGTGGTTCTAAGGCAATTACTTTTCTTCATTATGATATCGATTTGCCGCATCTTTTTCATACTCATTTCGGCGGAAGAAAACACATTATACTATTTGATAACAAATGGAAGAAAAGACTTTACTGTCTTCCAAATACGACTTATGCATTAGAAGATTATGACGTTGCCAATCCTGATTTTGAAAAATTTCCAGCTTTGAAAGGAGTAGAAGGCTATGAAGTTTTTCTGGAACACGGAGATACTTTATTCATGCCAACCGGAATGTGGCATTGGATGCGTTATATAGACGGTTCTTTTTCTTTAACACTTCGTGCTTGGGATTCATCGATTTCCCGTAAAGTGGCTAGTGTATGGAGTTTATTTATGCACGGTGCAGTTGACAGCGGCATAAAAGTAATTTTTAGGGAGCGTTATGCTGTATGGCGAGAAAAACTAGCTTATAAAATTGCTGAGAAAGAATTAAAGAAGGATTTGAGAAAGGCAAGTTAAGCGTTATGCAATTGAGAAAAATTCCGCAGGAATTAAATATCGGTATCAACGGAATTTATTCCGTTGATCGTCCGTAAAGTTTGTCATTTCGACGAAGGAGAAATCTCCACGAGTAGCTCCGTACGGAATGTCGCCAATCTTTGCAGAGTTGCTTACGAAGATTTCTCCTTCGTCGAAATGACAATTGTGTGTAATATGACTTTCAGTTCTTTATTAAATCTATCAAATATCTATATAGAGGCTTTGCTGAAAAACTTATAGGGTTTAAAACAAAAAATCCCAAGAAGCAATTTCTTGAGATTTTGTATTGAATTTGTATGTTTTTAGAAAGATTATTTCTCTTTCATTAATTTTTCCAAATATTCATTTTTTTCTTTTTCTGCCAAAACCAAACGTTCGTAAAGTTCAACTACTTTATCTAACGGATTAAATGTGCAATGAGTTGGATTGAACATTCCATTTATTCCAGTACTTGTGCTATTATCGTAAAAATTATTGAAATAATTTATCATGTTTTCTTCTGTAAAGTTTTTAATTGCTTCGGCACTTACTCCAAGAGCTTTTGCTACTTCTGCAAGTTTTGCGTCGTCAATA includes these proteins:
- the mreC gene encoding rod shape-determining protein MreC; the encoded protein is MQQIFNFIIRNSNRLLFLLLLGISLGLTIQSHSYHRSKIISSANFLSGGVYEKINRVNEYMNLRAENDELVLENARLKSLLFNKEDTSKLPLPDTIKGVKPADIIVSKVIHNTYSTHENFLTLNSGSNDGVKPDMGVINSLGIVGIVDDTSPRYSTVVSILNMKSQINAKLKKSNHFGSLTWDGKSTGFVQLRDVPRLASVRKGDTIVTGGQSVIFPEGINIGTVETIYKETQTSFYVIKVKLFNDMTNLGHVYIIKSKDREELINLENKEKNE
- a CDS encoding rod shape-determining protein; the protein is MGFFDFMTEDIAIDLGTANTLIIHNDKVVIDSPSIVARDRVSGKIIAVGKEANMMQGKTHENIKTIRPLKDGVIADFDASEKMINMFIKSIPALKKRMFTPALRMVVCIPSGITEVEMRAVKESCERVNGKEVYLIHEPMAAAIGIGIDIMQPKGNMIVDIGGGTTEIAVIALGGIVCDKSVKIAGDVFTNDIVYYMRTQHNLFVGESTAEKIKIQIGAAIEDLDGPPEDMSVQGRDLLTGKPKQVDVSYREIAKALDKSIQRIEDAVMETLSQTPPELAADIYNTGIYLAGGGSMLRGLDKRISQKTDLPVYIAEDPLRAVVRGTGMALKNIAKFKSILIK
- the purH gene encoding bifunctional phosphoribosylaminoimidazolecarboxamide formyltransferase/IMP cyclohydrolase, encoding MSTTKKIQSALISVFSKDGLEPIVRKLHEQNVTLYSTGGTEDFIKNLGIPVVPVEDITSFPEILGGRVKTLHPKIFGGILNRQDNESDVQQMKEFDIPQIDLVIVDLYPFEKTVASGASEQDIIEKIDIGGISLIRAGAKNFKDTVIVASVNEYSLLLDLITEQDGATTLENRRLLATKAFHVSSHYDGAIFNYFNTDETIYKESIANGQVLRYGENPHQKGFFFGDFDAMFKKLHGKELSYNNLLDVDAAVNLIAEFKTDGPTFAILKHNNACGLASRKTISEAYLAALACDPTSAFGGVLISNTKIDLETAQEINKLFCEVVIAPAYDDEAVTVLQEKKNRIILVQNEVELPARQVRTCLNGLLIQDRNNITDNKEHLKTVTITEPTAQEIEDLIFASKICKNTKSNTIVFAKNGTLISSGTGQTSRVDALIQAVDKAKAFGFDLNGASMASDAFFPFPDCVELAKKAGITAVIQPGGSIKDELSINYCNENNLAMVFTGTRHFKH
- a CDS encoding ABC transporter permease, with protein sequence MIVYLRLLKESLSFAINALRNNKLRTLLSLLGVTIGIFSIIAVLAAVDSLDKKISKDLSSLDKNTIYLMKYCFGPSEIPQWKREQFPNVKYDEYIGLKNSMNNTDQVAYQLFVNRESLKYDSKTVSDVNIIPSSSEMVDIDGLSFDKGRFYNESESNSGTPVIVLGYDIAEGLFGSSDPIGKNIRLYGQRFTVIGVMAKQGAGFFGDSNDTSVYLPANFLRRMYGDSDSMTPVIVLKPEKGVDMDAYKAEIAQKLRAIRGMKAGEMDNFFINVLSGFTDFIDGILGQMNFVGWIISGFSLLVGGFGIANIMFVSVKERTNLIGIQKSLGAKNKFILFQFLFEAVILSVIGGIIGLLMVWGIALALTKLLDFEFVLSLGNILLGTGLAAFIGLVSGILPAISAANLDPVEAIRTGM
- a CDS encoding cupin-like domain-containing protein — encoded protein: MSFNLKSVDTVESISKEDFKKNYLDKRKPLIIKGLTKDWPAREKWSTEYFKQIAGDIEVKLVDNSKADPKKVINASIASMKFGEYLDLIKREPTQLRIFFFNLFKHRPELIDDVKVPKELMGGFIESMPAMFFGGSKAITFLHYDIDLPHLFHTHFGGRKHIILFDNKWKKRLYCLPNTTYALEDYDVANPDFEKFPALKGVEGYEVFLEHGDTLFMPTGMWHWMRYIDGSFSLTLRAWDSSISRKVASVWSLFMHGAVDSGIKVIFRERYAVWREKLAYKIAEKELKKDLRKAS
- a CDS encoding helix-turn-helix domain-containing protein, whose amino-acid sequence is MSTATKPKHIGRQISRIRELKDMKQEALAQALGISQQSVSAIENSETIDDAKLAEVAKALGVSAEAIKNFTEENMINYFNNFYDNSTSTGINGMFNPTHCTFNPLDKVVELYERLVLAEKEKNEYLEKLMKEK